GGTTCAGGTCTTCATCCTCGGGACATTCGAAGTGTGGATCCATCTTTGTTTTCGACGAATTTAGTACCCTCTTTGCTGGTATAGTTTCTTTTGTTTGCATCCTCACTATTTAGTAATACTTCGTGGTGTATGTTTATGCAACCATTCAAGTTTCATGAAGATGTCACGGAGTGCTCTGTCCTCCATGATGTTATAATTTGTAAAGTTTACATGGCTTTGCTGCATTGTCTGCTTTTATCAAATAATCAAGGATGGTAGCCTTATAGAACTTGCcttttatatcaattaattttcagCTTCTTTGTCTTGAATTAGGTTTATGAGCATATGATACTTCTAAATCTGGGCTCCCTTCAAGCAATAGCAATGAAAGATTGTGTACTTATATTTGAATATAATCGGTAATGTCTTAATTCCAAATTAATACATTATGGTTACATCACTGTCATCATTTCATGGATAAAGTTATTTGAGTGGACTAAAGCCAAACTTCTGCCTCTGTTGATATTTACTAGTAAAGGAGGGCAAGCTTTTCTGGAGTCATTGTTGCCCAGGTTGAACCCCAAGAACTGTAACGGAGGGCCATCAATGCCATTTGAACTCGAGGTTTGTCTAAAATTTACTACTTTCATTTAACATACTTACATACATAGTACTGATTACTGAATAGGATAAGGAGAAAAACCAAAACTGAACGGTTGGAGAAATTTTAGAATTATAGCTCAGTAGATCTTTATGGCCATAGTTTTTGAAAAGGTAAAAATAAGTTTCGTACTATAGTGGATGTTTGTGTACACAAAGTATACAGATTGGAGAACTTAACCATTTCTTGGCTCTTCAATAGTGATTGTCTCTCCTAAGagttttcttttgatttcttttatgTTACTGAGGCACCCATTTGTGGTGACACTGTAAACAAGCGGCTGTGAACTGCCATCCATTAAACTATTAGACAAATCACATACATGGAGCCTTCCCACTAAACTATAAACAATTTACACCCCAGTACAAAATAGATGGAAATCCTCTATTTTATATCCTATAATCTTCGAGGATTTCTTAGTTTCCTTATTAGAGGGATATTTAATAAATGTATTCATATTTTTCTTAAACatgttaatattttaagaatCTGGACCAATCTCTATTGACTCATTTACCGAATCATGATTAGGTatatgtgtgctaaattattgtaACACTTGAGTATACTTGTTATTGTTAAGCTGATGTTttgactatatattttttttgtccgTTTAGATTTGGCTACAACTTGCTTATAGTTGGATGAGGTTTTCTGAAGAGATAAAGGCGATTCTTGGCACAACAGTGAAGCACAAAGTCCTTTTGGTTTCAAATGaactattttttttgttcaagTTCATCATGAGAAAAACATGTATTTTATTTGcttatgttaaatttttatttgacttGGTAATGCAGCAAATATGTTCATTGGTACTTGGAACACCTTTCTATATACatgcaatatatattattagccTATTCTCCCTATAttgaataaattgaatttaaatatttaaatattattagtgtGTGCTATATATCCTTCAATTGTCATTAACAAAGGTAAAAAAATATATTGCTTTagatataaaaaaagagaatctAACAAAAACTCAATAAGGTGTTGCTTTCGGTATTAGAAAAAGACAACTGCATATAAACTTAGATAAGTGTTGCTTTAGGTCTATGAAAAAGgcaacttaaaaaattttttggataagtgttgctttaggtatacGAAGAAGGCAATTTAAAAAAACTTGGACAAGTGTTGCTTTAAGTATATGAAAAGACAACTTAAAAAAATctggacaagtgttgctttatGTATTAGAAAATACAACTCGTAAAAAGTTTTGTCTAAAGCGTTGTGTTTGGGTCCTCTAAGGCAACCCTTATGAGGGGTTGCTTTTTTTGTAGAAAATGCAACGCTTTTTGAAGGTTGCCATAAAAAGGGTTCCCTTTGATACACAAAAGCGTTGCCTTAGACCAAAGGTAACGGCCGTATAGCCAACCCCCAAAAAGCGTTGCGTTTTGTCGGAAAGTGTTGCCTTTGATCAAAGGCAACATTTTTCCTTATTATAGGCAacgtttttaaagggttgcttcaGCCCGAATTTGTTGTAGtgtacatacatgccacagacacataactgggtgatccttttcagattgtgactcagctttgctagagtccccaattagaggtgtgcatggttcttaagcacactctttttgccttggaccactttttatttttacccttgccttttggtttaaagggctattggctttttctgcttgctttttcttttttttctttttttctttctcttttttttttgtattcactgctttttcttgcttcaagaatcaatttgatgatttttcagatcctcaataacatttctcttttttcatcattctttcaagagccaacaattttaacattcttaaaacaacaaattcaaaagacatatgcactgtttaagcattcattcagaaaacaaaaagtattgtcaccacatcaaaataattaaactagtttcaaggatgaattcaaaatcatgtactttttgttcttttgtaaaaaaaaattttatttaagaaaggtgatggattcataggacattcatgtactaatgatcatgtagtgaagacacaaacatagatagatcatcaagcataaaaatcgaaaaacagaataataagaacaaggaaattaaagaacgggtccaccttagtgatgacggctagttctccttcttgaagatcctctggagtgcttgagctcctcaatgtctcttccttgcctttgttgctccactctgatttcatggaggataatggttgCTATTGtcgaggtccatgagtgggctctcttgtttgctccatcctctttctagtgatgggcttttgagatgaatctctccatctctcatgactcggagttggaagcaactgccttccctttcctcgtcctagaggtttctccggccttaggtgccatcaatggttatggaaaaacaaaaagcaacgcttttaccacaccaaacttagaaggtttgctcgtcctcgagcaaaagaataaaAAGGGTGTTATCGGAAGGTGTGAAGAAAAGATAGAtaaagttgaggtaggtggggatcctgtggggtccacagatcctaaggtgtcaaggatttctcatccctgcaccatatggcgtgcaaaacgccccttgctgccaatcctagcgttaaacgccaggctgctgcccatttctggcatttaacgccagcttcttgcccttttctggcgttaaacgccagtctggtgcccatttctggcgttaaacgcccagaatggtgccagactaggcgtttaatgcccattctgctaccctcactggcgtttaaacgctagcaagtttctcctccagggtgtgctatttttcattctatttttcattatgaatttgctttttcaattgtttttgtgacttcacatgatcatcatcctacagaaaacatgaaaaaacaatggaaaataaatagataaaattgggttgcctctcaacaagcgcttctttaatgtcagtagcttgacagtgggctctcatggagcctcacagatactcagagcatgattggggcctttcaacaccaaacttagagtttggttgtggcctctcaacaccaaacttggagtttggttgtggcctcctaacaccaaacttagagtttgaatgtgggggtctTGTTTGACTctttattgagagaagcttttcatgcttcctctccagtCTCCAATGTggtagaaggagaaccttgagtcttatagtttacaatgtctgcaagccacggagcttcctgaataacaaacaattgctcatctggaaaggtttcagagatctcaataggagggagggatgctcctgctactggttctatccgggacaggtgatcagctacttgattctctgtcccttttctgtctcttatttatatatcaaactcttgtagaagcaacatccatcttatgagcctgggttttgaatcctgctttgtgagtagatatttaagagcagcatggtcagtgtacacaatcacttttgatcctactaaataagatctgaacttgtcaatggcataaaccactgcaagtaactccttttctgtggttgtgtagttcttctgtgcattatttagaatacggctgccataataaatgacgtgcagaagcttatcatgcctttgtcccaatactgcaccaatggcatggtcactggcatcacacattagttcaaatggtaatgtccagtctggtacagagatgactggtgctgtgaccagcttagctttcagagtctcaaatgcctgcagacactccttatcaaagataaatggcgtgtcagcagctagcagattactcagaggttttgcaatttttgaaaaatcctttataaaccttggtgcgcgaaattgtgaacaatactttttcacaactctcataatccccggtcatgaaccccaaaaacttggtggctcaataccatggcattacacaacttcgcacaactaaccagcaagtgcactgggtcgtccaagtaataaaccttacgcgagtaagggtcgatcccatggagattgttagtattgaagcaagctatggtcatcttgtaaatcttagtcaggcaaactcaaatggtaatggtgatgaacgaaaataacacaaagataaagatagagatacttatgtaattcattggtaggaacttcagataagcgcatgaagatgccttcccttccgtctctctgctttcctactgtcttcatccaatccttcttactcctttccatggcaagcttaagcaagggtttcaccgttgtcagtggctatctcccatcctctcagtgaaagcgattgcatatgctctgtcacagcatagcggaattcatctgtcggttctcaatcaggctggaatagaatccagtgattcttttgcgtctgtcactaacgccccgccctcaggagtttgaagcacgtcacagtcattcattcattgaatcctactcagaataccacagacaaggttagaccttccggattctcttgaatgctgccatcagttctcgcctataccacgaagactctgatctcacggaatggttggctcgtttgtcagacgagcactcggttgtcaggcgatcaaccatgcatcgtgcaatcaggaatccaagagatattcactagagccttgatcgcttgtagaacaagagtggttgtcagtcaccttgttcatgggtgagaatgatgatgagtgtcacggatcatcacattcatcaagttgaagaacaagtgatatcttggataaagaacaatcggaattgaatggaagaacaatagtaattgcattaatactcgaggtacagcagagctccacaccttaatctatggtgtgtagaagctccaccgttgaaaatacataagaacaaggtctaggcatggccgaatggccagcctcccaaagtgatcaaaagatctaaagaaaaggttccaaagatccaaagattctcagattctctaatacaatagtaaaaggtcctatatatagaaaactagtaacctagggtgtacagagatgagtaaatgacataaaaatccacttccgggcccacttggtgtgtgcttgggctgagcaatgaagctttttcgtgcagagactcttcttggagttaaacgccagcttttatgccagtttgggcgtttaactcccatttgggtgccagttccggcgtttaacgctgggatttctgagggtgactttgtacgccggtttgggccatcaaatcttgggcaaagtatggactatcatatattgctggaaagcccaggatgtctactttccaacgccgttaagagcgcgccaattgggcttctgtagctccagaaaatccacttcgagtgcagggaggtcagaatccaacagcatctgcagtcctttttagtctctgaatcagatttttgctcaggtccctcaatttcagccagaaaatacctgaaatcacagaaaaacacacaaactcgtagtaaagtccagaaaagtgaattttaactaaaaactaataaaaatatactaaaaactaactatatcataccaaaaacatactaaaaacaatgccaaaaagcatacaaattatccgctcatcacaacaccaaacttaaattgttgcttgtcctcaagcaactgaaaatcaaataagataaaaaagaagagaatatgcaatgaattccaaaaacatctgtgaagatcagtattaattagatgagcggggcttttagctttttgcctttgaatagttttggcatctcactctatcctttgaaattcagaatgattggcttctttaggaacttagaatccagatagtgttattgattctcttagtaaagtatgatgattcttgaacatagctacttattgagtcttggctgtggcccaaagcactctgtcttccagtatttccaccggatacatacttgccacagacacataattgggtgaaccttttcagattgtgactcatctttgctagagtccccaattagaggtgtccagggttcttaagcacactctttttgccttggatcacaactcttatttctctacaatttttttcgttttctttttctttttctctctttttttcgtttttttttttttgctttttcttgcttcaagaatcatttttatgatttttcagatcctcagtaacatgtctcctttttcatcattcttttaagagccaacattcatgaaccacaaattcaagatacatatgcactgtttaagcatatattcagagaacaaaaatattgccaccacatcaaaataattaaactgttataaaattcaaaattcatgcgattctttcttttatcaattaagcacatttttatttaagaaaggtgatggattcataggacattcataacttttaggcatagacactaagacactaatgatcacaagatacaaacatggataaacacaagcataaaattcgaaaaacagaagaataaagaacaaggaaatcaaagaacgggtccaccttagtgatggcggctctttcttgctcttgaagatcctatggagtgcttgagctcctcaatgtctcttccttgtctttgttgctcctccctcatgattctttgatcttctctaatctcatgaaggatgatggagtgttcttgatgctccatccttagttgtcccatgttggaacttaattctcctagggaggtgtttagttgctcccaatagttttgtggaggaaagtgcatcccttgaggaatctcagggatctcatgatgagtgggatctcttgtgtgctccatccttttcttagtgatgggcttgtcctcctcaatgggggtgtctccctctatgtcaattccaactgaataacagaggtgacaaatgagatgaggaaaggctaaccttgccaaggtagaggacttgtctgccaccttatagagttcttgggctataacctcatgaacctctatttcttctccaatcatgatgctatggatcatgatagcccggtctatggtaacttcggaccggttgctagtgggaatgattgagcgttgtataaactctaaccatcctctagccacgggcttgtggtcatgccttcttaattgaaccggctttcctcttgaatctctcttccattgggcgccctcttcacatatgactgtgaggacttggtccaacctttgatcaaagttgacccttctagtgtaaggatgttcatctccttgcatcataggcaagttgaacgccaccctcacactctccggactaaaatccaagtatttcccccgaaccatagtaaggtaattctttggattcaggttcacactttggtcatggttcttggtgatccatgcattggcatagaactcttgaaccatcaagattccgacttgttgaatggggttggtaagaacttcccaacctcttcttcggatctcatgtcggatctccggatattcacccttttggagtgaaaaagggacctcggggatcaccttcttcaaggccacaacttcatagaagtggtcttgatgcacctttgagatgaatttctccatctcccatgactcggaggtggaagcttttgccttccctttcctctttctagaggtttctccggccttagatgccataaatggttatggaaaaactaaaagcaatgcttttaccacaccaaacttaaaatgtttgctcgtcctcgagcaaaagaagaaagaagagagtagaagaagaagaaatggaggagatggagagggctttgtgttcggccaaaagggagaagaagtagtgttttaggtgtgtgaaaatgaaggagtgaaggagggtttatataggagaaggggagagagaggttcggccatttgagggtgggattgggtgggaaagtggtttgaatttgaatggtgaggtaggtggggttttatgaaggatggatgtgagtggtgaagagaaagatgggatttgataggtgaggggtttttggggaagaggtgtggaggtgattggtgaagaagagagagagtggtagggtaggtggggatcctgtggggtccacagatcctgaggtgtcaaggaaaagtcatccctgcaccaaatggcattcaaaatcacgttttgagccttttctggcgttaaacgccgggctggtgcccatttctggcgtttaacgccaacatcttgcccctttctggcgtttaacgccagtctggtgcccctttctggcgttaaacgcccagaatggtgccagactgggcgttaaacgcccaccagctaacctcactggcgtttaaacgccagtgggtgcgtcctccagggtgtgctgtttttcttcctttctgtttttgcttttttcattgtttttgtgacttcttatgatcatcaacctacaaaaaaaacataaaataacaaaagaaaatagttaatcataaaacattgggttgcctcccaacaagcgcttctttaatgtcattagcttgacagaggactctcatggagcctcacagatattcagagccgtgtttgaac
The sequence above is drawn from the Arachis hypogaea cultivar Tifrunner chromosome 4, arahy.Tifrunner.gnm2.J5K5, whole genome shotgun sequence genome and encodes:
- the LOC112796883 gene encoding uncharacterized protein — encoded protein: MILLNLGSLQAIAMKDCVLIFEYNRKGGQAFLESLLPRLNPKNCNGGPSMPFELEIWLQLAYSWMRFSEEIKAILGTTVKHKVLLVSNELFFLFKFIMRKTCILFAYVKFLFDLVMQQICSLVLGTPFYIHAIYIISLFSLY